In one window of Cytophagaceae bacterium ABcell3 DNA:
- a CDS encoding aspartate 1-decarboxylase translates to MQIQVLKSKIHRVKVTQAELHYVGSITIDEDLMDAAGIIENEKVQIVNINNGERFETYVITGPRSSGVVCLNGPAARKVQVGDIVIVISYALMNIDDAKKWKPYLLFPDQNNKLTH, encoded by the coding sequence ATGCAAATTCAGGTACTTAAATCCAAAATCCACAGAGTAAAAGTAACTCAGGCAGAACTTCATTATGTAGGTAGTATCACTATCGACGAGGATCTGATGGACGCCGCTGGTATTATTGAAAATGAAAAAGTTCAGATTGTCAATATCAACAATGGCGAACGGTTTGAAACTTATGTAATTACAGGGCCTCGAAGTTCTGGGGTAGTTTGTCTAAACGGCCCAGCTGCCAGAAAGGTGCAGGTGGGGGATATCGTTATCGTTATTTCTTATGCATTGATGAATATTGATGATGCCAAGAAATGGAAGCCTTATCTGTTATTTCCCGATCAGAACAATAAGCTCACACATTAG
- a CDS encoding EVE domain-containing protein encodes MNYWLVKSEPFKYPFSQLLEDKVTYWDGVRNYQARNNLKAMKEGDLVLFYHSNVGKEVVGVAKVVKEHYQDPTTEDPKWVVVDVAPVQELKKPVTLERIKQDDRLSDIALIRQSRLSVMPLKKEEFDIILSISEE; translated from the coding sequence ATGAATTATTGGTTGGTAAAGTCAGAGCCTTTTAAGTATCCTTTTAGCCAGTTGCTGGAAGATAAAGTGACTTATTGGGATGGAGTGAGGAACTATCAGGCCCGTAATAACTTAAAGGCTATGAAAGAAGGAGATTTAGTGCTTTTCTATCATAGCAATGTTGGGAAAGAGGTAGTGGGTGTTGCCAAAGTTGTTAAAGAACACTACCAAGATCCGACTACGGAAGACCCAAAATGGGTGGTTGTGGATGTTGCGCCTGTGCAGGAGTTGAAAAAGCCCGTTACTTTGGAAAGGATCAAGCAGGATGATAGACTTAGTGATATTGCCCTTATCCGGCAATCCCGTCTTTCTGTTATGCCTCTGAAAAAAGAAGAATTTGATATCATACTCTCTATCTCGGAAGAGTAG
- the glmS gene encoding glutamine--fructose-6-phosphate transaminase (isomerizing) — protein MCGIVAYIGEKEAAPIVLKGLKRLEYRGYDSAGIALLNDDLKVYKKKGRVKDLEEEIAGKDLHSTIGMGHTRWATHGEPNDINAHPHFSANKGLAIVHNGIIENYGSLKMDLIKRGHKFLSDTDSEVMIHFIEDIQDNNDCTLEEAVRIALSKIVGAYAIVILSKECPGQIIAAKKGSPLVIGVGDQGEFFLASDATPIIEYTDKVVYMNDLEVAVIKNGELSIKNLEDTPKTPYIQKLDMELDSIEKSGYEHFMLKEIMEQPSSIQDCMRGRINSDELSLTLGGLRQHVNKLVNSDRIIIVACGTSWHAGLVAEYLFEDLARIPVEVEYASEFRYRNPVIKEGDVVIAISQSGETADTLAAIELAKSKGALILGVCNVVGSSIARLTHEGAYLHAGPEIGVASTKAFTAQVTVLSMMAIITGYKKGVLSENRYRELLVELEKIPSKIEKALEANEQIKYISDIFKDAKNFLYLGRGYNFPVALEGALKLKEISYIHAEGYPAAEMKHGPIALIDAEMPVLVIATKDNSYEKIVSNIQEVKARKGRVIAIVTEGDKLIPEMAEFTIEVPTTNEIFMPLLSVIPLQLLSYHVAVMRGCNVDQPRNLAKSVTVE, from the coding sequence ATGTGTGGAATTGTAGCATATATTGGAGAGAAAGAAGCAGCGCCTATTGTACTTAAAGGACTGAAAAGACTTGAATACAGAGGGTATGACAGTGCGGGCATAGCTCTACTTAACGATGATCTTAAAGTATATAAAAAAAAGGGAAGGGTTAAAGATTTAGAAGAGGAAATTGCAGGAAAAGACCTTCACTCGACCATAGGCATGGGGCATACCCGTTGGGCAACTCATGGAGAACCTAACGATATAAATGCCCACCCACATTTTTCAGCTAATAAAGGATTGGCTATTGTTCATAACGGTATCATTGAGAACTATGGCTCTTTGAAGATGGACCTTATAAAAAGAGGTCACAAATTTCTGAGCGATACAGACTCTGAAGTTATGATCCACTTTATAGAGGACATCCAGGACAATAACGATTGTACTTTAGAGGAGGCTGTAAGAATAGCTTTATCAAAAATAGTGGGGGCATATGCCATAGTGATTCTTTCTAAAGAATGCCCTGGACAGATAATTGCCGCCAAAAAAGGCAGTCCACTAGTAATTGGCGTTGGAGACCAAGGTGAGTTTTTCCTGGCCTCAGATGCAACCCCTATTATTGAATATACAGACAAGGTTGTTTACATGAACGACCTTGAAGTAGCTGTCATAAAAAATGGAGAGCTTTCAATCAAAAACTTGGAGGACACTCCTAAGACTCCATACATCCAAAAGCTAGATATGGAGCTTGACTCCATAGAAAAAAGCGGCTATGAACACTTTATGCTTAAAGAGATCATGGAGCAGCCTAGTTCCATACAAGATTGCATGCGTGGGCGCATCAATTCCGATGAACTTTCTCTGACATTAGGTGGACTAAGGCAGCATGTAAACAAGCTAGTCAATTCAGACAGAATTATTATCGTCGCTTGCGGAACATCATGGCACGCAGGGCTCGTAGCAGAATACCTTTTTGAAGACCTTGCCAGGATACCGGTGGAGGTTGAGTATGCATCAGAGTTCAGGTACAGAAACCCCGTAATCAAGGAAGGCGATGTTGTTATTGCCATCAGCCAATCAGGCGAAACTGCCGACACCCTTGCAGCCATAGAGCTTGCCAAGTCAAAGGGCGCTTTGATCTTAGGTGTTTGTAATGTGGTGGGTTCTTCTATAGCCAGGCTTACACACGAAGGAGCATACCTGCACGCTGGACCGGAGATTGGCGTAGCCAGTACCAAAGCTTTTACCGCTCAGGTGACCGTACTTTCCATGATGGCCATTATAACCGGATACAAGAAAGGCGTGCTTTCAGAAAACAGGTATAGAGAGCTACTGGTTGAGCTAGAAAAAATACCTTCCAAAATAGAAAAAGCCTTAGAGGCAAACGAACAGATCAAGTATATTTCTGATATTTTTAAAGATGCTAAAAACTTCCTTTACCTAGGTCGTGGCTACAACTTTCCTGTAGCTTTAGAGGGCGCTTTAAAGCTAAAAGAAATTTCATATATTCATGCAGAGGGGTACCCTGCCGCAGAAATGAAACATGGCCCCATAGCACTTATAGATGCTGAAATGCCAGTGCTTGTAATAGCCACCAAAGACAACTCTTACGAAAAAATTGTATCAAATATACAAGAGGTAAAAGCCAGAAAAGGTAGGGTCATTGCCATTGTAACAGAAGGCGACAAACTAATCCCGGAGATGGCTGAGTTTACTATAGAGGTGCCGACAACCAATGAAATTTTCATGCCGTTGCTTTCTGTCATTCCGCTCCAACTACTGTCTTACCATGTTGCTGTTATGAGAGGCTGCAATGTGGACCAACCTAGAAACTTGGCAAAGTCGGTAACGGTAGAGTAG
- a CDS encoding DUF2062 domain-containing protein, giving the protein MSSYIISNNNLKDGTEKMRNGQMGEKSWLKNLSFRAFRDNIKDYFQKIRNSEVSNHDLAFGFGLGSFIAILPTPGFGIFIAISLAYIFRRINKPSILFSFAVWNPLLLSPIHFFSYKLGTLIHPDLAHHEGASLLQKVSVFAQEYLFGNFILAITLAVISYFVIYKVVDVLKKKDVLLSKPIQEGV; this is encoded by the coding sequence TTGAGTAGTTATATTATTAGTAATAACAATCTGAAAGACGGAACAGAGAAAATGCGTAACGGTCAAATGGGTGAAAAGTCCTGGCTAAAGAATTTGAGCTTCAGGGCTTTCAGGGATAATATTAAAGACTATTTCCAGAAAATAAGGAATAGCGAGGTGTCAAATCATGATTTGGCTTTTGGTTTTGGCTTGGGAAGTTTTATAGCCATACTTCCTACCCCTGGTTTTGGGATCTTCATTGCTATTTCCCTTGCCTATATATTTAGGAGAATCAATAAACCATCTATTTTATTTTCTTTTGCGGTGTGGAATCCACTGTTGTTGTCGCCTATTCACTTTTTTAGTTATAAACTAGGCACACTCATTCATCCTGACCTAGCACACCATGAAGGAGCTTCTTTATTGCAAAAGGTTTCGGTGTTTGCTCAAGAGTATTTGTTTGGAAACTTTATTCTTGCTATTACCTTAGCGGTTATTAGTTATTTTGTGATTTATAAAGTGGTAGATGTTTTAAAGAAAAAGGATGTTCTTTTGAGCAAGCCTATTCAAGAAGGGGTGTAA
- the panC gene encoding pantoate--beta-alanine ligase — MLIFREMKGLREYVAGQKKKSATIGFVPTMGALHQGHESLFLHSLNENAVTIGSIFVNPAQFNNKEDLLKYPRTEEEDLEMLRTIGCHAVFLPSVEEIYPVKPLMTFNFGYLDKIMEGKFRDGHFSGVALVVSKLFNICQPDKAYFGQKDLQQVTIIRQLINELAFPIELVVCPVAREEDGLAMSSRNRRLSQKGRSQAPFIYETLCLAEKLLKETEVDSVCNTVRNLFDQKPEFTLEYFEIADAETLRPVKCVKEHNRIALCVAAWLDGIRLIDNVIIIS, encoded by the coding sequence ATGTTAATATTCCGGGAGATGAAGGGGCTGAGGGAGTATGTTGCCGGTCAAAAGAAAAAGTCCGCAACGATTGGTTTTGTGCCTACTATGGGGGCGCTCCACCAAGGTCATGAATCTCTTTTTTTACATTCTCTTAACGAAAACGCTGTTACCATAGGTAGTATTTTTGTTAACCCTGCTCAATTTAATAATAAAGAAGACCTCTTGAAGTACCCACGCACTGAAGAGGAAGACTTGGAGATGCTTCGTACTATAGGTTGCCATGCTGTTTTTCTACCTTCTGTTGAGGAAATTTATCCTGTAAAGCCTTTAATGACTTTTAACTTCGGTTATTTGGATAAAATCATGGAAGGAAAGTTTCGGGATGGACATTTTAGTGGTGTAGCGCTTGTGGTTAGCAAGCTGTTTAATATTTGCCAACCTGATAAAGCTTATTTTGGACAAAAAGATTTGCAACAGGTTACCATTATCAGGCAACTTATCAACGAACTCGCCTTTCCTATTGAACTTGTGGTGTGTCCTGTAGCCAGGGAAGAGGATGGACTGGCTATGTCCTCCAGAAATCGGAGGTTGAGCCAGAAGGGCCGGTCTCAAGCACCTTTTATTTATGAGACGCTGTGTCTGGCAGAAAAATTGCTGAAAGAAACGGAGGTGGATAGCGTTTGCAATACTGTTCGGAACTTGTTTGATCAAAAACCTGAGTTTACACTTGAGTATTTTGAAATAGCAGATGCGGAAACTCTTCGGCCGGTAAAGTGTGTTAAAGAACATAATCGAATAGCGTTATGTGTTGCTGCATGGCTCGACGGTATTAGACTTATAGATAATGTTATCATTATTTCTTAA
- a CDS encoding porin produces MELLKGLRVSLFLLFVVFAASANVVEDDSSSTKATAPVKKWYESLNIRGYAQLRYNGLIQTNPDLECAQCDRSWGGDPEFFFRRIRLVFYGNVHERVYVYIQPDFASSPASGRLHFAQIRDAYFDLSLDKKKEFRFRVGQSKVPFGFENLQSSQNRIPLDRHDGINSAVANERDMGVFFYYAPQHIRKRLSWLVSSGLKGSGDYGVLGLGVYNGQLANSPELNRNKHVVGRISYPFLLPGGQIIEPGIQAYRGFYVLPSRSEITQENSPSEFLDQRAAASFIVYPQPLGIQAEYNIGTGPRFNPETMSIEQGRLHGGYVQVSYFIRSGGSLFIPFARWHYFDGGKKHELDARSYVVNEQEIGFEWQPNPFVELVAMYTFSDRTFEDALRPINRQAGSLLRLQLQVNF; encoded by the coding sequence ATGGAATTATTGAAAGGACTTAGGGTTTCTTTGTTTTTACTTTTTGTAGTTTTTGCCGCCAGCGCAAATGTAGTAGAGGACGATAGTTCCTCTACTAAGGCCACAGCCCCAGTAAAAAAATGGTATGAATCATTAAATATCCGAGGATATGCACAGTTGAGGTATAATGGGCTGATCCAAACAAACCCTGATCTTGAGTGTGCGCAATGCGACCGGTCTTGGGGCGGTGATCCTGAGTTTTTCTTTAGACGGATTCGTTTGGTTTTTTATGGTAATGTCCATGAGCGAGTATATGTTTATATCCAGCCTGACTTTGCCAGTTCTCCTGCCTCTGGTCGACTTCACTTTGCTCAAATCCGTGATGCCTATTTTGATCTCAGTTTAGATAAAAAGAAAGAGTTTCGCTTTAGGGTAGGGCAGAGTAAGGTTCCTTTCGGTTTTGAAAACCTTCAGTCTAGCCAAAACAGGATACCGCTTGATAGACACGATGGTATTAACAGTGCTGTAGCCAATGAACGTGATATGGGTGTGTTTTTTTACTATGCGCCTCAGCATATCAGAAAGCGTTTGTCATGGCTTGTGAGCTCTGGCCTTAAAGGAAGTGGCGACTATGGGGTGCTAGGGCTTGGTGTTTACAATGGTCAATTGGCCAATAGTCCTGAACTAAACAGAAATAAGCATGTTGTAGGACGTATTTCTTATCCTTTTCTTCTTCCAGGGGGGCAAATTATAGAGCCGGGTATACAGGCATATAGAGGTTTTTATGTACTTCCGTCTAGATCAGAAATTACACAAGAAAACAGCCCTTCTGAATTCCTAGATCAGCGTGCTGCAGCAAGTTTTATTGTATATCCACAACCGTTAGGTATTCAAGCAGAATATAATATAGGAACAGGGCCACGCTTTAATCCCGAGACAATGTCTATAGAACAAGGCCGGCTGCATGGTGGCTATGTGCAGGTTTCTTATTTTATCAGATCGGGTGGGTCTTTATTTATACCTTTTGCTAGGTGGCATTATTTTGATGGCGGTAAAAAGCACGAGCTTGACGCCAGAAGCTATGTTGTCAATGAACAGGAAATTGGCTTTGAATGGCAGCCAAACCCATTTGTCGAACTAGTGGCTATGTATACTTTTTCAGACCGTACTTTTGAGGATGCCCTACGGCCAATCAACAGGCAAGCGGGCAGTCTTTTAAGACTTCAGCTTCAAGTAAACTTTTAA
- a CDS encoding lysylphosphatidylglycerol synthase transmembrane domain-containing protein, protein MASSVNNIIKYSLSFVLAIGIFWYVLGQVDISSMMGKILAADFKWVALALCASLLSHVSRAYRWRLLLEPINYKPSTGNTFLAVMTGYFANLVLPRMGEVSRCVVLTKTDKIPFNASFGTVVAERAFDLLCLIVLLSLAFLMEIDKFGAFFVEHVAPGESAYYILSGLALFGLIALIIIYNLRTVLLKNPYLNKLFVFLKGVWEGVVSISKIKKRGGFILHTVIIWTLYYLMSYLVFFSMEETAHLGIVAGMMILVIGGIGMSAPVQGGIGVFHEMVSAALLLFYGIAKEDGLAYAFVVHTSQLLLILIVGGICFVITLFKGRKNNKPNITAKTVVA, encoded by the coding sequence ATGGCTTCTAGTGTAAATAATATTATAAAATATAGCCTGTCTTTTGTACTGGCTATAGGTATTTTTTGGTATGTGCTCGGGCAGGTAGACATCAGCAGTATGATGGGGAAAATCTTGGCTGCTGATTTCAAGTGGGTGGCATTGGCTTTGTGTGCTTCATTGCTGAGTCACGTCAGCAGGGCATACAGGTGGCGGTTGCTGCTTGAACCGATTAATTATAAACCTTCTACGGGCAACACCTTTCTCGCTGTTATGACGGGTTATTTTGCGAATCTTGTGCTGCCTAGGATGGGTGAGGTCTCAAGGTGCGTGGTGCTTACCAAAACCGATAAAATACCTTTCAATGCATCTTTTGGCACCGTGGTCGCCGAGCGTGCTTTTGATTTGCTGTGCTTGATTGTTTTGCTGAGCCTTGCTTTTTTGATGGAGATCGATAAGTTTGGGGCGTTTTTTGTGGAACATGTGGCGCCTGGCGAATCGGCTTACTATATCCTTTCTGGCCTTGCGCTTTTTGGCTTGATTGCACTCATAATTATTTATAACCTGCGTACCGTTCTTTTAAAGAATCCTTACTTAAACAAGCTTTTTGTTTTTCTGAAAGGTGTATGGGAAGGCGTAGTGAGCATCTCCAAAATTAAAAAGAGAGGTGGTTTTATCCTTCATACAGTTATCATTTGGACACTTTATTATCTTATGTCGTATTTGGTTTTTTTCTCAATGGAAGAAACTGCACACCTTGGAATAGTGGCTGGAATGATGATACTGGTAATAGGGGGGATTGGCATGTCAGCTCCTGTTCAAGGAGGCATAGGTGTTTTTCATGAAATGGTCAGTGCCGCGTTACTGCTTTTTTATGGAATTGCCAAGGAAGATGGCCTTGCTTACGCTTTTGTCGTCCACACTTCTCAGTTGTTATTGATTCTTATAGTAGGTGGAATCTGTTTTGTCATTACACTTTTTAAAGGCCGGAAAAATAATAAACCTAACATTACCGCTAAAACCGTTGTAGCTTGA
- a CDS encoding sugar transferase: MYISYIKPLFDFCSAILLLVLLAPILAGIALCLYFTNNRRVFFIQERPGYKGKIFKLIKFCTMKDGADELSGDVQRITYVGKFLRKYSLDELPQLINIVKGELSLIGPRPLLKEYLLLYNAWQMRRHDVKPGITGLAQVSGRNSISWEEKFKFDNEYVDRVSFFLDLKIIVYTVKQIFKPEGINAGEAYTMEKFQGNKVKHSVASHKNECVDI; encoded by the coding sequence ATGTATATCAGTTACATAAAGCCGTTATTTGATTTTTGTTCTGCTATTTTGCTGCTGGTTTTGCTGGCTCCAATATTGGCGGGAATAGCTTTATGTCTTTATTTTACCAACAATAGGCGGGTTTTCTTTATTCAAGAGCGGCCTGGGTATAAAGGGAAAATCTTTAAGTTGATAAAGTTTTGTACCATGAAGGATGGTGCAGACGAACTTTCTGGAGATGTTCAAAGGATTACCTATGTGGGGAAATTTCTTCGGAAATACTCTTTGGATGAGCTGCCTCAGCTAATAAATATTGTTAAGGGTGAGTTAAGTTTGATTGGCCCTCGTCCATTGTTAAAAGAATATCTCCTTCTTTATAATGCTTGGCAAATGCGTAGACACGATGTCAAACCCGGTATCACAGGTTTGGCACAGGTGTCCGGGAGGAACAGTATTTCTTGGGAAGAAAAGTTTAAATTTGACAATGAGTATGTGGATAGGGTGTCTTTTTTTCTTGATCTAAAAATTATTGTTTATACTGTAAAACAGATATTTAAGCCAGAAGGTATCAATGCCGGAGAAGCATATACAATGGAAAAATTTCAGGGCAATAAGGTTAAGCATTCTGTTGCTTCGCATAAAAATGAGTGTGTTGATATATAA
- the rfaE2 gene encoding D-glycero-beta-D-manno-heptose 1-phosphate adenylyltransferase, whose product MKTADKIKTIETIQPFLDVWRKEGKIVFTNGCFDILHLGHVDYLEKTRNLGHKLILGLNTDRSISTVKGPQRPVQDEVCRARVMASLACVDAVILFGEETPYNLIKAIKPDILAKGDDYTIDKIIGREIVVENGGEVLTVPLINGYSTTNIINKIKKF is encoded by the coding sequence TTGAAGACCGCCGATAAAATTAAGACCATTGAAACTATTCAACCCTTTCTTGATGTATGGAGAAAGGAGGGTAAAATAGTTTTTACCAATGGTTGCTTTGATATCCTTCACCTTGGTCATGTTGATTATCTGGAAAAGACAAGAAATCTTGGGCATAAGCTAATTCTTGGCTTAAACACCGACCGTTCAATCAGTACTGTCAAGGGGCCTCAGCGTCCTGTACAAGATGAAGTTTGTCGTGCCAGAGTGATGGCGTCTTTGGCGTGTGTAGATGCCGTTATTTTATTTGGTGAAGAAACGCCCTATAACCTTATCAAAGCCATTAAGCCTGACATTTTAGCAAAAGGTGATGATTATACCATAGATAAAATAATTGGCAGGGAAATTGTTGTAGAAAATGGTGGAGAGGTGCTCACTGTCCCTCTCATAAATGGATATTCAACAACCAACATTATTAACAAAATTAAAAAGTTCTAA
- a CDS encoding glycogen/starch synthase — translation MSKLRILYVASEIYPFLKTSSVASLVGKLPQAMQEKGMEIRILVPRFGLINERKNRLHEVVRLSGINITVGEEEKPLIIKVASIPNAKLQVYFIDNEDYFQRKHVFVDKDNKFYPDNDERAIFFCKGVLETVKKLGWAPDIVHCNDWMTSLIPLYLKTRYKNDPVFKNAKSVYSVFNTAFNHKFSNDIFEKIKMMDIEDSMLSHLESADFEGFVKIGVEYADAVIRSEDSYSENLTKFFENTDKKICCVDKDNAEGYYEVYNELFD, via the coding sequence ATGTCAAAATTACGAATTCTTTATGTAGCAAGCGAAATCTATCCATTCCTAAAAACCTCATCTGTAGCAAGTCTGGTTGGCAAACTTCCTCAGGCAATGCAGGAAAAAGGTATGGAAATCCGTATCCTTGTCCCGAGGTTCGGTTTGATCAATGAAAGAAAAAACAGGTTACATGAAGTTGTAAGACTGTCAGGAATTAACATTACTGTCGGAGAAGAAGAAAAACCGCTTATCATTAAAGTTGCATCCATACCTAATGCAAAACTACAGGTTTACTTCATTGACAATGAAGACTACTTTCAGAGAAAACATGTTTTTGTTGACAAAGACAACAAGTTCTACCCTGACAATGACGAGAGAGCCATATTTTTCTGCAAGGGTGTATTAGAAACGGTAAAAAAATTAGGATGGGCACCTGATATTGTTCACTGTAACGACTGGATGACCAGCTTAATACCTTTATATTTAAAGACTAGATATAAAAACGATCCAGTATTCAAGAATGCCAAATCTGTTTACTCTGTTTTCAATACAGCATTTAACCACAAGTTTTCCAACGACATTTTTGAAAAAATCAAAATGATGGACATAGAAGATTCTATGCTCTCTCACCTTGAAAGTGCCGATTTTGAAGGATTTGTGAAAATTGGCGTTGAGTATGCTGACGCAGTTATTAGATCTGAAGACAGCTACAGTGAAAACCTAACCAAGTTTTTCGAAAATACCGACAAGAAAATCTGCTGCGTCGATAAGGACAATGCAGAAGGCTACTACGAAGTCTACAACGAACTTTTCGATTAA
- the ispE gene encoding 4-(cytidine 5'-diphospho)-2-C-methyl-D-erythritol kinase: MTFRYFSDKFTTYNNVIFPMITFPNAKINVGLFVTEKRPDGFHNLETCFYPIPLHDTLEILLAPTFKFSTSGIPVEGPETQNLCVKAYQLLNEAYSLPPVHIHLHKVIPMGAGLGGGSSDAAFTIKLLNDIFDLNLTTAKMEEFAGKLGSDCPFFIRNKPVLATGKGTAFAPTTFSLHGKFLLLVYPDVHISTAQAYAAVKPAPPKIKLEQLLAPTPNWIEIVNDFEQSVLSSNPRLAQLKDTLIETNPIYASMSGSGSTFYAIYNEKPQNVPQFPDNYYSEIMQLS, translated from the coding sequence ATGACTTTTAGGTATTTTTCAGATAAATTTACAACTTATAATAACGTAATTTTTCCGATGATCACATTTCCCAATGCAAAAATTAATGTTGGACTTTTTGTAACCGAAAAGAGACCTGACGGTTTTCACAATTTGGAGACATGTTTTTACCCCATCCCTTTGCACGATACACTGGAAATTTTGCTGGCACCAACTTTCAAATTTTCCACATCAGGCATCCCTGTAGAAGGCCCTGAGACGCAGAACTTATGTGTTAAAGCTTATCAGCTACTAAACGAAGCGTACAGTTTACCACCTGTCCATATTCACCTTCACAAAGTTATACCTATGGGTGCAGGGTTAGGCGGAGGGTCATCCGACGCTGCCTTTACCATTAAACTGCTAAATGACATTTTCGACCTGAACCTCACAACTGCTAAGATGGAGGAGTTTGCAGGAAAGCTAGGCAGCGACTGTCCTTTTTTTATTCGCAACAAACCAGTGTTGGCAACGGGAAAAGGAACTGCTTTCGCCCCGACTACTTTTTCTCTCCATGGAAAATTCCTGCTTCTCGTATACCCAGACGTACATATATCCACAGCCCAGGCCTATGCGGCCGTAAAGCCAGCACCACCCAAAATAAAGCTGGAACAACTACTTGCCCCTACTCCTAACTGGATTGAAATCGTAAACGATTTTGAACAATCAGTTTTATCATCAAACCCTCGGTTGGCACAACTGAAAGATACACTCATTGAGACAAACCCCATTTATGCATCAATGAGCGGGAGCGGATCTACATTTTACGCCATTTACAATGAGAAACCTCAGAACGTCCCACAATTCCCTGACAATTATTATTCAGAAATCATGCAACTAAGTTAA